The Camelina sativa cultivar DH55 chromosome 18, Cs, whole genome shotgun sequence DNA window cACAGATTGGTTTCAGAACAGTAGAAGATCTTACATCAAGCTTGTCCGGTGCAAGCAAAGGGTTCGATAGACAGATTCTTGCGTTCCAGAAATGACCAGTTGCGTCGCTGAGTTTTTGAAAAGCCTTTgtgaaaatcaaattaatatggaACGGCATGGTTATATTCCGTTTCATATCTAATATGTAAACTATTTTTGCTACAGCTTAGGCTCTCTAATCCAGTTTTTTTGGTCCTCTTTTTTTGTACACGGTTTTTAGTGATAATGACAAAAAAACCTTTGAATCGATAAATGAGAGAATCTTTGAATCCAATGAATCAACTTGATACTCTTCCATGTAAGCACTAATCAGCATGTTTGTCGAACATGTATACAATACTGGCCACAAGGGTTGGTAACAAGAATTACAGTGTCAAATAAATGTAGCTAAAGGGATGCCCAAGATGGATAAGGACATTCGTATTCCCATCCAGTTCCAGAGTATTGAACGCAATGCAGCCAGAGAGCCTCGTCATGCTCCTCATATCTGCGTAAGTTAGAAATATGAGACCATTTGGATGAAAACAATAACACACTGGTGGCTTTtagcatttatttttttaccctTGTGGGATCAACTTTGGGCAGTTTGTGCACATTGGATCGATGCTGAAATCTTCACTGGAATACACGTAGTCATCTGGAGAGACCATCTTTCTCTCACCCGCATCGATTCTTTTTGCAATATAGGTCTCAAGATTATCTATGTGTTGATTGAGATAAAGTGGGTCATTCGCTATGGGATGCCCTGTATATTGAAGATGCACTCGAATCTACAAAGGtcaaaaccaaaatgaaaaacCCCAAAAGGCCAAACTCTCTCTTATCTATTTTCCCATGGGTACTAAGATCTAGAGACCGAAGCTTTATAAATTTAGACCACATTCTATGTATGATGGCCGAAAAAATACGCATCTACTATGTATAATCGCTTGCTTTGCTTACTTGATGGGTTCGTCCTGTCACTGGTTCACACGAAACGAGGCTATGTGTCCCATTTGTAGCGATTCTAGTGAACTTGGTACATGCAGGCTTCCCCTTCACCTTCTTATCATCACCACTTGAAATGGCGTCCTGCATAAAACATATCCACAATCCGATATCATTACTTATAAGAGTTGAATGGAAGATTATATGCTTTAAATCTATAGGCATAATGTGGCTTTACCTCTGCTGTGCTTCTTCCTTCACTGCCATTATAATTTATGTTGGCGTCGACTACCATCTGACACAAAGTCACTCAGCTCATCAATATAATTCCGAAACAAAAAGTCCCAAGTGTTATCCATATTATATAACTCCCTCAAGATAAGCTGGTGATTTGAGATTCGGTTATTATGACTCGcctcaaatcaattttaatgTTGAATAATACCATAGTGAGTACATGAAGTTGGTAATTTATAAACAGTTCAATATCATCAATTAACATGAGAAAGATTCCAAACCTCATCTTCTGGGAACACGCCAATAACCTTTGCAATATAACGTTTCTTCACTAGTCCACCCTCAATCTGAAACAATCAAGATAAGTACTGAGTGTGACATTTTGATTTACCAGAGCCAATAGCATCTTAGCAATCATAGTATAGCCAAGAAAAATGACACTAACTTCTACGAGTACCTGTTGCCTAAAAAAATCAGCTTTTGCAGCAGTTCTTGCTATGATGAGCAATCCAGAAACCAAACGGTCTAATCTGTGAATAGCTGTGAAATGATGCAAGGATAGCTCATATAGTATTATCTTAAAAAgagtaaattaaaaatctatGTATCCTTTTCAAAATATCTGTGGCTGGATACGAAAGAGGGTGCCTAAATCATGCTCAGCATCAAGGATTCCAACAACCGTGTTCTTACGGTATTGACCACATGGATGCACCTAGACAATAACAAAAACACCAGGACTGTTACCAAAACATCAATCAtacgccacaaaggccacatgaATTGAAAAATACCAATCATTCTGaataaaacataattcaaaTTCTCCAGCGAACAAATGAACTGAAAAACATCCAGTGAAACACTCACAGGAACAGAAGCTGGTTTGCAGACAGTAACAACATCAGGTTCTTGATGAAGGataacaacatcatcaatcatcaccGGTGGTTCATGCCTGAAAACCTTTCACACATTTAGAATTTGGATTCACATTCAATGCAAAAACAGATTTCAATTAGCAAAAGCATAATTTAGTTTAAAGAATTAAAACCTGTGGAGAAAGTGAGTAATCTTTTGTGATGATTTCACAATGTATGAAACTGGTACAATCTCTCCATCAACTTTGATTCTACCACTTTTGACTGCACCAACCTGCAAATGTAATATCATCACCACACTTATAGCATCAAACAAATTCAATTGAGATTAGAGGAGAATGAGAGCTAGGTTACTTACATAATAATCACGAGGCCGTCCTTTAAATTCGTCGGCGAACAAATCCACAATTGTTTTCCCTGTCCATCGTTTGTTCACCTACATCAATTTCGAATCCCCCTGTGACTACTCTAGTATGAACAAAAGACCTAGGACTAAAGACGAATGATGAAAAAGCACTTACATGAGAAATGAACTCGAAGTAGTACGGTCTCACATGGCGTCTCCCTACAAAAACGAAATCAAGCAAATTGATTGATTGAAGAGGATATCGAAGATTGGACGaggattcgtttttttttaacctcCATGGAAGATGTAGTCCTGTTTCTGTGATAGTTTAGAAGATGACTGCAAAATTAGTTGGTCAATACTCATGGTGTTTGAGCTAGTGGCGACGACTGTAGTAGTAGAGACGGCTTTCTCTACGCCGTCGTCTTCTTGCTGTTtccgtttcatttttttttttccgattttaATCTTTAGCGGTGGTACTGGTCGTTGTCAATCTTAACTTGGTACAGTTTTGGGTTTAAccaagtttttaattaaaagcttacaataaaccaaaaattagacaatttggttcggttcaatTCGGTTTGAGTTGAAAACCGAAATTAAAAATTCGGGTTTCGGTTTGAGCTTTATTATggtaagaaggaaaaaaatatatatattttggatttttcccaaataaagaaaaatagaaaaaaaaatcaaaaacaataaatgatgACGTGTCGTAGCATCATATCCCAatcgcttcttcttcctcactgcTCCCAACATTTCTCTGATTACAAGGAGCTTTGAAGCTTTCCGATTTCAATTTCCGTTACTCGACGATGCCTTCCTCGTTCTCCAAGCCGGTTTTGGATCCTTCGTATTCGCCTCCACCGGTTTCTCCTTTATCTCAAGACAGCTCGGAGGCTGAGCGCCGGCTTCGTGAGGCGGAGGAGAGGCTACGCGATGCCATGGCGGAGCTTCAGCGTAGACAGCGCTCCGCCGCGCGTGGTTCTCATGCGGAGCTTTGTGATCACTCTGACGTTTCCTGCGTAGCCAATGCCATCGGGAATTTATGTCAGagctttcttctctcttatgGTGTTAGAGTTGGGATCGGAATCCTTCTTCGCGCTTTTAAGCTTGCTAGGGGACAGTCTTATTCTTCGCTTCTTGATCTGAAGGTGAGGGAATTGAGAGAATTGGGATTGTTTTTGGTGGCAGTTTCTATGGTTTCTGTTTGATCAATAGTGGAGATTTAGAGTCTTACGAGTCTGCTTCATCGTTCAATTTGTTACGATTCTTTCAAAATTAGGCTCAATGGTGGTCATTGACTTCGATTTAGAAATATGAGGCCGTTCCAAAATTGTTAAAATGCTGTTATCAAGAGGCTAAGGTGTTCAAATCTTGATGCATGCTCTATCATCGCTTCTTGTTGTCAAGCATTGCCATGTTGTGTTCTTATTTTCCAGAGACTAGATTGAATTTTCCAGTTGGGCTACAAACGTGTAAATGCACCTGTGAGGTGTTTGACTTTTGTTTAGGATGTGTCGAAAGAAGTTGTTTGCATAGGTCTCCCTTCAATAACTACTCTGAGTGTTGGTAAATGTGATTCACTAATACATGAACGTTGGTTGCAGCAACTTGTCTCAGAGAAAGATTTGATAGTGAGGGAAGAGGCATGTCGTATTGGTCTACTATTTGGTGGCTTTACGGGCTCATATCATGCCCTTAGATGCTGTTTGAGGAagtggagaaagaaagagacgcCACTCAATTCGTAAGtctgttctttgttttatgttcgCTATTGTCTTCATGTTTGTATTGttgtatctgttttttttatatgctcCTCTTGTTTGCTTGTGCATAGTGCTTGAAAAGTATATACCTTATTATGACTTTGATTAAGGGTGGAGCAGAGTCTTAGCAGGTTCAATTGCGGGTTTGTCTATTCTGGCTTTAGACGATTCCAACCAGCGGCGCACGCTTGCTCTATACCTCTTGGCTAGATTAGGCCAGGTAAATCTAACGGTCATAGTATTGTCTGTCGTACGAGTTATATCACCACACAGATGTATTTTTGAGAGTCTGatctttcttcttattaatAGGCGGCTTACAATTCCGCAAAGTCAAAGAACAAGTTCCATCTTTGGGGAAGCCATTGGAGACATGGAGATTCATTACTTTTTTCTCTTGCATGTTCTCAGGTAattgagattctttttttttcagcctGTCTGAATACTAGTAATGGAAATGGTATAGATGTTGATTTTGTGTACTATACATATTCTCTCTAATCTGATTTAGTAGTGATTATGATCAGCAAACTAATTTTGTTGCAATGAGGTCGGTGCAGGTTATGTATGCCTTTATAATGCGTCCTGAAACCCTGCCAAAATCATATAGAGAATTTATTCAGAAGACTGGTCCAGTTGCAAGGCCTGTCTATCAGGCTGTAAGAGAGTGCTGCAGAGGTGGTCCAATCGATGTAGCCTCCTTATCAGACTATATTTCTAGTAAAAACCCAGCTAGTGACGTGAAGGTGGAAAAGTTTGCTTCCATCATTCCTTGTTCAGCTATTCATCCAAACACTAACTCGTGTCTGGGCCAAAATGCTAATGCAATGTCAGCTACATTCAAGAAAACATTTCCATTATACTTCTCCCTGACATTTGTCCCATATGTCGTTCTACACCTGCAAAAAGTAAGGCTTTTTCCTTAAAACTCTGTCGTTTCAGTCATTTCGATCTTATGGTTTATCCTTTAGTCAGACATTATCTGTATTTTCTGATTTCATCCTACACTTTCAGTTTGTGGCTTCCCCGTACCGGACATCTTGGCTTGCAATTAGGGATTCAGTTAGATCGACTTCCTTCTTGTCTGCTTTTGTTGGGATTTTTCAGGTAGTGGTTTTGACGTTTGATTGTGTCCCATCCTTTTGCGCAGCTAGTTTTCTGAAATCattccaaatatatatgtgCCTAAAAATTTGTTAACCAATTGCTACCAATTGATCCAGGCTTTCATATGTGCACATAGAAAAGTTGCAACCAAGGACCACAAGCTCGTTTATTGGTTTGCGGGTGGTGTAGCCGCCCTTTCGGTTATGCTGGAGAAAAAACCTAGACGCTCTGAGCTTGCCCTATACGTTCTTCCACGAGCAGGAGATTCTCTGTGGGAGATACTTATTAACCGCCACCTTCTTCCAGATATTAAAAACGCTGAGGTACACAATACACACCACTCTTGTTATTTCCAACTTTCTTCCCCTTTTGACAATGGAACTGATGTTTTATTTCAAACCATTGAAATCAGGTGGCTTTATTCTGTGGATGTATGGGAGGAATCATGTACTACCTAGAATATGAACCGGATACAATGGCTCCATTTCTGAGGGGACTCATCCGTCGGTTTCTTGCTAGTCAAATAAGCAATCCTAGCAGCAAATACCCTCAGAGTTCGTCGTATACGTATCTCCAGACTCTAGATGCATTAAAAAAACCGAAAACGCAGGAGAGCCGAGAAGGCGAAACTCCCAAAGCTGAAGAAAAGTATAACTTGGAGGCGATTCCTGGTCTTTAGAAGCAGAAGCTATCTGATACTGTATTAGCATCTCACGATGATATTGAACAAACCAAAGACGGCCCCTTTACAGATCatgattttgattgttgtgTTTGAGGAAGTTAAACCTTTACAGATCATGATTTTGATTGTCTTTCAGGAAGTTAAATGTGAACTTTCCAGAAGAGAAGGGTTAGTCTCCACAGAGAAAACTTAAGAGATTGTAGTGATTTATAGGATTTTAGGAGAGTGTCTATTATTATCTTTCACGTAATAACAACGACTGTCTCTTCTTTATTTCAATGAGAAGTTGCAGAATGGAGAAGATTGATGGCAAGCGAGCCAGAGTAATATACTCCTTTTTTCGCTATACCATTCATTGCCCTTGCTTGTTACTAAACAGTATTCAAATACAACTACACAAGTTTTCACTTGATTTATTCCTTTTTcgtctcttcttattcttttttctaaTCTCGATAAGTTATATCCTTGTTCTAACAAACTtacttgaacaaaaaaaacgtttCGCAAGTTTCATCATGTGAAACAGATGGGAGATAAGTCAATTCGGCTAAGATCGGACTTGGTCTTTTGACTCTCATATCCAAAAGTTAATTTATGTCTATTGGTCGTACGTTTGGTGTGGTCAGCGATTCAGAATATCTGGTTTAGAACATATACAATTCATTAGATATCTGTACTATAATACAAAAGGAACGGACACTTGTAATGTAAGCAGATGTTCCATTTAAGGAATTCAAACATATGCTACGAAGTCAAATGTCAAAGGGAGTTTTGTAATAGTATAATTTCAAGCGATTGTCGTGATGGGTACACACACCTTCATTGTATATTCAAAATCTAGCTCTTCTCTCCTTTCTGCATCATCACCAAAATGGATACTTTTGAGACCCATTTACCGAAGGAGATCGTGCCGGATTCTCTCCATAACTCCTTTAATCATAGGCGTGAAGAGTATGCCATCGGCGGGAAGATTCTCAGGCAGCGGTCAGGCTTTGTCTTTGACTTGGACAAAGACGGTTTTAGCCCTCTGCATGCGGCTGCAGCAGCCGGTCAAGTAGAGACCGTGAAGGCAATTTTGGGAATTGATAAGAAGTTTTGCCGGTTAAAAGGTAAAGATGGAAAGAGTCCACTTCATCTAGCAACGATGAGAGGGAAAATAGATGTGATCAGAGAGATAGTGTTGAGCTGTGTTGATTGCGTAGAAGATGAGACTGTTCAAGGTCAAACTGCTTTGCACCTTGCTGTTCTACACCAAGAGACTGGAGCAGTAACGGCTATTGTTGATTTGATCACAGAGCAGAATCGAATTGACGTATTGTACAAGAAAGATGAACAAGGTAACACTGCTCTTCATCTTGCAACATGGAGAAAAAATCGCCaggtaaaataaattatgttgcGGTTGAATAATTGTCTTAAGAGTAGAACCAAAatctgatttctttctttttgttttttaatcttataGGTGATTGAAGTGTTGGTTGAGGCAATACCAGAAGAGTCAAGGTCATTTGAGGTGAATGCTATGAACAAGATGGGTCTCTCTGCACTGGATTTGCTGGTTATGTTTCCGAGCGAAGCTGGCGACAGAGAAATCTATGAGAAACTCATCGAAGCTGGAGCTCAAAGATGGCGAGACGTTGGTACCACTAATGTCGAGAGAACCACTTCTACTTCTACTTCCACATGCCAAGAGAGTTCCCAAAGCCACAAAAATCTTGTCAAGTACTTTACTTTCAAAAAGCACAGAGACTCACCATCAGAAGCGCGTAGCGCATTGCTGGTGGTGGCTTCACTAGTCGCTACAGCTACATTTCAGGCCAGCTTGACTCCACCAGGTGGAACCTGGCAAGATAGCTCAATACCTGCTGTATACCAGAACACAACGAGCGTGAATGGTACAAATCAACAAGCTCATATAGCAGGGCAATCTATCATGGGGACCTTCAATGGAGTTGCTTTCACTatgtttgtgttctttaacACAATTGGCTTTTCGGTTTCACTCTCTATCCTCAACATTCTCACACTCGGGTTCCCATTGCGGTTCCAGCTTCAGATTTGTATGATGGCTATGTACTTCTCGCACAACACAGCCATGACCAGCATTGCACCTGATCAGGTCAAGCTTTACTGCATTCTCATCACGTCCATCCTCGCTGCTGCCACCCCGAGTTTGATGAGGTTTCTCGAGAAGCCTATTAGCATGCTCGGACAATTTTTGGACTCCAGGTTACCGAAAATTTGTTCCATGATTTGACTTTCTTGGAAACGTTTTGTAATATAATAGCCAGTTCAATATCTACCTTTACCCAATCACTGTCCACAAATCACTATTGTTACCATGATTTGTTAAGacccttttttttattagagacCTGAAGACATATAATGTGGAATACCCTAGAAAACATATTAATTCATGCCTATGCTTCTATGTCGTTACAATACCAACTCATAGGTCTTCAAACACAGAAATTGGGATATTCTTATTCATCTGGGAGTTAACATAttctgtgttttctttttcctatcTTACACTCGATCCCAGAAAACGTAGAGACGAAGACACGATTCTGCACACAACCACCAGCTCTAAGCTTCCTCAGTTCCCCATCAACAGCTCCCTTTAGTGAATTTCTAATGTCACCCAATGCCCAGACCAAGGATATATGCGGCCGCGGATCCTATAGGAAAAAAATTGAAGGCAAACACAGATGGGTAAAGTGTTGGTGACAGAGACATCTGTTACATACAAACAAGCTTTTTATATAGAATATATCAAGTGGAGACCTTGTAGAACTCTGGCAGATTGTGAAACTTGTAAACTTCATTAACAGCATCGATCTGCTTGATTATCTGAATCAAAGATATAAACATCAGTGCAATACCTAATATACGAAGTACCGAGAATGCAATAAACCTCTTTTGTACAGCATTACCTCGGACAGTCCTGAAGTGGTGATTTCGAAAGAAAGGAAAGAGCGAGTACAGTCATCATTCACAAAGACTTCCCACTTATTGAAATCGATCAAGTACCTGTCGAAAACAATTTCACAAGTCTCATCGTTAAATTGGTTCATATAGttagtatataaaaaagaaaatgtagcTATACACCTCTTATGAAACTGAAGCTTTTGTCGAAGCATAGAAACCACTGAGTTAATCTGATGAACACGTATAGGAACGCTCCTTCCTAAGCTTATATGGAACTGTCTCCCCAATGCACGCTTAAACTTCTGATCATCCTTGCATAGAATGCTGAGTGGCTCATCAGCTTCAACCATATGAAGATTAGGAACAACTGATGCAACCTTCTTTAAGAAACTGACAATCTCCTTCTTCGGGTATGGAGGTATAGTAACTAGAACACATACTGATCCTAGTTAGCAAGAACATTTGAATGATTCAGAAGCTTAGGTTTTTGGAAAAAAGAGATTTAGTACCAGGGATGTAAACGTGTAACGCGTAGTTGCCATCGACGTGAGGGAAGTTTCTAACTCGAACCACAGGCTCTGTTGTGGAGAAATCCACCGAACCTTCagatttcagagaaaaaaaatcagtatgAATCAGATTTGAGAGAGTAACAAGTTCGTGAGGATCACCTGTGGATACAGTGGATTCGAGAAGAGAAAGAGGCGGAGGAGGAAGGGGAATCGAATCCTT harbors:
- the LOC104761110 gene encoding RNA pseudouridine synthase 7 isoform X1; amino-acid sequence: MKRKQQEDDGVEKAVSTTTVVATSSNTMSIDQLILQSSSKLSQKQDYIFHGGRRHVRPYYFEFISHVNKRWTGKTIVDLFADEFKGRPRDYYVGAVKSGRIKVDGEIVPVSYIVKSSQKITHFLHRHEPPVMIDDVVILHQEPDVVTVCKPASVPVHPCGQYRKNTVVGILDAEHDLGTLFPIHRLDRLVSGLLIIARTAAKADFFRQQIEGGLVKKRYIAKVIGVFPEDEMVVDANINYNGSEGRSTAEDAISSGDDKKVKGKPACTKFTRIATNGTHSLVSCEPVTGRTHQIRVHLQYTGHPIANDPLYLNQHIDNLETYIAKRIDAGERKMVSPDDYVYSSEDFSIDPMCTNCPKLIPQGYEEHDEALWLHCVQYSGTGWEYECPYPSWASL
- the LOC104761110 gene encoding RNA pseudouridine synthase 7 isoform X2, which encodes MKRKQQEDDGVEKAVSTTTVVATSSNTMSIDQLILQSSSKLSQKQDYIFHGGRRHVRPYYFEFISHVNKRWTGKTIVDLFADEFKGRPRDYYVGAVKSGRIKVDGEIVPVSYIVKSSQKITHFLHRHEPPVMIDDVVILHQEPDVVTVCKPASVPVHPCGQYRKNTVVGILDAEHDLGTLFPIHRLDRLVSGLLIIARTAAKADFFRQQIEGGLVKKRYIAKVIGVFPEDEMVVDANINYNGSEGRSTAEDAISSGDDKKVKGKPACTKFTRIATNGTHSLVSCEPVTGRTHQIILRPILQKESMRVRERWSLQMTTCIPVKISASIQCAQTAQS
- the LOC104761112 gene encoding uncharacterized protein LOC104761112; its protein translation is MPSSFSKPVLDPSYSPPPVSPLSQDSSEAERRLREAEERLRDAMAELQRRQRSAARGSHAELCDHSDVSCVANAIGNLCQSFLLSYGVRVGIGILLRAFKLARGQSYSSLLDLKQLVSEKDLIVREEACRIGLLFGGFTGSYHALRCCLRKWRKKETPLNSVLAGSIAGLSILALDDSNQRRTLALYLLARLGQAAYNSAKSKNKFHLWGSHWRHGDSLLFSLACSQVMYAFIMRPETLPKSYREFIQKTGPVARPVYQAVRECCRGGPIDVASLSDYISSKNPASDVKVEKFASIIPCSAIHPNTNSCLGQNANAMSATFKKTFPLYFSLTFVPYVVLHLQKFVASPYRTSWLAIRDSVRSTSFLSAFVGIFQAFICAHRKVATKDHKLVYWFAGGVAALSVMLEKKPRRSELALYVLPRAGDSLWEILINRHLLPDIKNAEVALFCGCMGGIMYYLEYEPDTMAPFLRGLIRRFLASQISNPSSKYPQSSSYTYLQTLDALKKPKTQESREGETPKAEEKYNLEAIPGL
- the LOC104761114 gene encoding ankyrin repeat-containing protein At2g01680-like, translated to MDTFETHLPKEIVPDSLHNSFNHRREEYAIGGKILRQRSGFVFDLDKDGFSPLHAAAAAGQVETVKAILGIDKKFCRLKGKDGKSPLHLATMRGKIDVIREIVLSCVDCVEDETVQGQTALHLAVLHQETGAVTAIVDLITEQNRIDVLYKKDEQGNTALHLATWRKNRQVIEVLVEAIPEESRSFEVNAMNKMGLSALDLLVMFPSEAGDREIYEKLIEAGAQRWRDVGTTNVERTTSTSTSTCQESSQSHKNLVKYFTFKKHRDSPSEARSALLVVASLVATATFQASLTPPGGTWQDSSIPAVYQNTTSVNGTNQQAHIAGQSIMGTFNGVAFTMFVFFNTIGFSVSLSILNILTLGFPLRFQLQICMMAMYFSHNTAMTSIAPDQVKLYCILITSILAAATPSLMRFLEKPISMLGQFLDSRLPKICSMI
- the LOC104761115 gene encoding U6 snRNA phosphodiesterase, translating into MDALRASYGDASSDSDTDDYPPACSVSANPGEKSTAEKDSIPLPPPPLSLLESTVSTGSVDFSTTEPVVRVRNFPHVDGNYALHVYIPVTIPPYPKKEIVSFLKKVASVVPNLHMVEADEPLSILCKDDQKFKRALGRQFHISLGRSVPIRVHQINSVVSMLRQKLQFHKRYLIDFNKWEVFVNDDCTRSFLSFEITTSGLSEIIKQIDAVNEVYKFHNLPEFYKDPRPHISLVWALGDIRNSLKGAVDGELRKLRAGGCVQNRVFVSTFSGIECKIGKRKHRIC